Proteins co-encoded in one Longimicrobium sp. genomic window:
- a CDS encoding benzoate-CoA ligase family protein yields MLAAEPAPQAAPTAHLDTFARDNLPPPEQWPAMDLSGVPHLAARPRINAAAEFLDAMCAAGHADRPALLAPGVRWTYAELTERANRIAGVLREMGIVPGNRVLLRGYNSPMTFAAWFGVLKAGGIVVATMPLLRAREISAIIAKAQVRFALCDARLMAEMDEAASSSPCLERTVAFGTDAEDALERRMARQSAGFANVPTSAEDVAMIAFTSGTTGQPKGTMHFHRDLLASADTFSAHVLRPEPDDVFCGSPPLAFTFGLGGYVLFPMRVGAATVMLEQASPPNLLQGIQDFRATVCFTAPTAYRAMAGMARDFDLSSLRKCVSAGEPLPAATFEAWREATGVKIIDGIGSTEMLHIFISSAGEDIRPGSTGRAVPGYRARVVDDAGREVPPGEPGRLMVRGPTGCRYLADPERQRAYVQDGWNVTGDTYVMDADGYFWYQARNDDMIISAGYNIAGPEVENCLLEHPAVLECAVVAAPDPERGNVVKAFVVLREGFTGDDGMVKTLQDFAKQSIAPYKYPRRVEFVSALPRTQTGKLQRFRLRQQEGTAAG; encoded by the coding sequence ATGCTCGCAGCGGAGCCCGCGCCACAGGCCGCACCCACCGCGCACCTGGACACCTTCGCGCGCGACAACCTTCCGCCGCCCGAGCAGTGGCCGGCGATGGACCTGTCCGGCGTGCCGCACCTGGCCGCGCGCCCGCGGATCAACGCCGCCGCCGAGTTCCTGGACGCCATGTGCGCCGCCGGCCACGCGGACCGCCCCGCGCTGCTGGCGCCCGGCGTCCGCTGGACGTACGCGGAGCTGACCGAGCGCGCCAACCGCATCGCCGGGGTGCTGCGGGAGATGGGGATCGTTCCCGGCAACCGCGTGCTGCTGCGCGGCTACAACTCGCCCATGACCTTCGCGGCGTGGTTCGGCGTGCTGAAGGCGGGCGGCATCGTCGTGGCCACCATGCCGCTGCTCCGCGCGCGGGAGATCTCCGCCATCATCGCGAAGGCGCAGGTCCGCTTCGCGCTCTGCGACGCGCGGCTGATGGCGGAGATGGACGAAGCCGCATCTTCATCCCCCTGCCTTGAACGGACGGTCGCGTTCGGCACGGACGCGGAGGACGCGCTGGAGCGGCGGATGGCGCGGCAGTCCGCCGGCTTCGCGAACGTGCCGACCTCCGCGGAAGACGTGGCGATGATCGCGTTCACCTCCGGCACCACGGGGCAGCCGAAGGGGACGATGCACTTCCACCGCGACCTGCTGGCGAGCGCCGACACCTTCTCGGCGCACGTCCTCCGCCCGGAGCCGGACGACGTGTTCTGCGGCTCGCCGCCGCTGGCGTTCACCTTCGGGCTGGGCGGCTACGTCCTCTTTCCCATGCGCGTCGGCGCGGCCACGGTGATGCTGGAGCAGGCCTCGCCGCCCAACCTGCTGCAGGGGATCCAGGACTTCCGCGCCACCGTCTGCTTCACCGCGCCCACCGCGTACCGCGCGATGGCGGGGATGGCCCGGGACTTCGACCTGTCGTCGCTGCGCAAGTGCGTCTCCGCGGGCGAGCCGCTCCCCGCCGCGACCTTCGAGGCGTGGCGCGAGGCGACGGGGGTGAAGATCATCGACGGGATCGGGAGCACGGAGATGCTGCACATCTTCATCTCCAGCGCGGGCGAGGACATCCGCCCCGGCTCCACCGGCCGCGCCGTGCCCGGATACCGCGCCCGCGTGGTGGACGACGCCGGCCGCGAGGTGCCCCCGGGCGAGCCGGGGCGGCTGATGGTGCGGGGGCCCACCGGGTGCCGCTACCTGGCCGATCCGGAGCGGCAGCGCGCCTACGTGCAGGACGGCTGGAACGTCACCGGCGACACCTACGTGATGGACGCCGACGGCTACTTCTGGTACCAGGCGCGCAACGACGACATGATCATCTCCGCCGGCTACAACATCGCCGGGCCGGAGGTGGAGAACTGCCTGCTGGAGCACCCCGCGGTGCTGGAGTGCGCCGTGGTGGCCGCGCCGGACCCGGAGCGCGGCAACGTGGTGAAGGCCTTCGTCGTGCTGCGCGAAGGGTTCACGGGGGACGACGGGATGGTGAAGACGCTGCAGGACTTCGCGAAGCAGAGCATCGCGCCGTACAAGTATCCGCGCCGCGTGGAGTTCGTCTCCGCGCTCCCGCGCACGCAGACGGGGAAGCTGCAGCGCTTCCGCCTGCGCCAGCAGGAAGGCACGGCGGCGGGATGA
- a CDS encoding addiction module protein → MTADDIESQALKLPRHERAHLAEVLIASLDEEDEVSRAWADEADRRFEELRSGAVKGIPAEQVFARIRAPQRWA, encoded by the coding sequence ATGACCGCAGACGACATCGAATCCCAGGCGCTGAAGCTGCCCAGACATGAGCGGGCGCACCTTGCCGAAGTGCTGATCGCGAGCCTGGACGAGGAGGACGAGGTTTCGCGGGCGTGGGCCGACGAGGCCGACCGGCGCTTCGAGGAGCTGCGCTCGGGCGCGGTGAAAGGGATCCCGGCCGAGCAAGTGTTCGCCCGGATCCGCGCGCCGCAGCGGTGGGCGTGA
- a CDS encoding acyl-CoA dehydrogenase family protein, giving the protein MPDRTFLRWPFFDDAHRDLAARLAEWATREVAPLAHPSSGGVDDACRALVRSLAAGGWLRYAVPAPYGGALERLDVRALCIARETLAYAGGLADFAFAMQGLGSGPISLFGSEDQKRRWLPSVAAGETIAAFAISEAEAGSDVGAMSTTARRDGTGFVIDGAKTWISNAGIADRYVVFARFPEAGERGFAALVVDAGNPGLRISARIDVTAPHPLGTVMFDGCRVGADALLGEAGGGMKVALGTLDVFRSTVGAAALGFARRALDEAVAWTAGRRVFGIPLAEHQLTRVALAEMAVDVDASALLVYRAAWTRDTGAARITREAAMAKLHATEAAQRVVDRAIQLLGARGVVRDSILETLYRDVRALRIYEGTSEVQKLVIAGQVLAGSGG; this is encoded by the coding sequence ATGCCTGACCGCACCTTCCTCCGCTGGCCGTTCTTCGACGACGCGCACCGCGACCTGGCCGCGCGGCTGGCGGAATGGGCCACGCGCGAGGTGGCGCCGCTCGCGCATCCGTCCAGCGGCGGCGTGGACGACGCCTGCCGCGCGCTGGTGCGGAGCCTGGCCGCGGGCGGGTGGCTGCGCTACGCCGTGCCCGCGCCGTACGGCGGCGCGCTGGAGCGGCTGGACGTGCGCGCCCTCTGCATCGCGCGCGAGACGCTGGCGTACGCGGGCGGGCTGGCGGACTTCGCGTTCGCCATGCAGGGCCTCGGCTCGGGACCCATCTCCCTCTTCGGCTCGGAAGATCAGAAGCGGCGCTGGCTCCCCTCCGTCGCGGCGGGCGAAACCATCGCCGCGTTCGCCATCTCCGAAGCGGAGGCGGGATCGGACGTCGGGGCGATGTCGACGACGGCGCGGCGGGATGGGACCGGCTTCGTCATCGACGGCGCGAAGACGTGGATCTCCAACGCGGGTATCGCGGACCGCTACGTGGTGTTCGCGCGCTTCCCCGAGGCGGGCGAGCGGGGATTCGCCGCGCTGGTGGTGGATGCGGGCAACCCCGGCCTCCGCATCTCCGCGCGCATCGACGTCACCGCGCCGCACCCGCTGGGGACGGTGATGTTCGACGGATGCCGCGTGGGCGCGGACGCGCTGCTCGGCGAGGCGGGCGGGGGGATGAAGGTGGCGCTCGGCACGCTCGACGTCTTCCGCTCCACGGTGGGCGCGGCGGCGCTGGGGTTCGCCCGGCGCGCGCTGGACGAGGCGGTGGCGTGGACGGCCGGGCGCCGCGTCTTCGGCATCCCCCTGGCCGAGCACCAGCTCACCCGCGTGGCGCTGGCCGAGATGGCCGTGGACGTGGACGCCAGCGCGCTCCTCGTCTACCGCGCCGCGTGGACGCGCGACACCGGCGCCGCGCGCATCACCCGCGAGGCGGCGATGGCCAAGCTCCACGCCACCGAGGCCGCCCAGCGCGTGGTCGACCGCGCAATCCAGCTCCTCGGCGCCCGCGGCGTGGTGCGCGACAGCATCCTCGAAACGCTCTACCGCGACGTCCGCGCGCTCCGCATCTACGAGGGCACCAGCGAGGTGCAGAAGCTGGTGATCGCCGGGCAGGTGCTGGCGGGGAGTGGCGGATAG
- a CDS encoding enoyl-CoA hydratase family protein has protein sequence MTTKILAADLHPTSFHWRVDGPVATVTLSRPERKNPLTFESYAELRDTFRQLSFATDVKVVVITGEGGNFCSGGDVHEIIGPLVKMKEEGRMDDLLAFTRMTGDLVKAIRGCPQPVIAAIDGVCVGAGAILAMSSDLRLGTARSKVAFLFTKVGLSGADMGACAMLPRIIGQGRASELLYTGRSMGGEEAERWGFYNRIVEPDALHGEALALARQLCEGPTFAHGMTKRCLHQEWNMGVDEAIEAEAQAQAICMQTEDFARAFRAFAAKEKPVFQGN, from the coding sequence ATGACGACGAAGATTCTCGCGGCCGATCTCCATCCCACCTCGTTCCACTGGCGAGTCGACGGGCCGGTGGCGACGGTCACGCTCAGCCGCCCGGAGCGCAAGAACCCGCTCACCTTCGAGAGCTACGCCGAGCTGCGCGACACCTTCCGCCAGCTCAGCTTCGCGACCGACGTGAAGGTGGTGGTCATCACGGGCGAGGGCGGCAACTTCTGCAGCGGCGGCGACGTGCACGAGATCATCGGGCCGCTGGTGAAGATGAAGGAGGAGGGGCGGATGGACGACCTCCTGGCCTTCACGCGCATGACCGGCGACCTGGTGAAGGCCATCCGCGGCTGCCCGCAGCCCGTCATCGCCGCGATCGACGGCGTGTGCGTGGGCGCCGGCGCCATCCTGGCGATGTCGAGCGACCTGCGGCTGGGAACGGCGCGCAGCAAGGTGGCCTTCCTCTTCACGAAAGTCGGCCTCTCGGGCGCCGACATGGGCGCGTGCGCCATGCTGCCGCGCATCATCGGGCAGGGGCGCGCGAGCGAGCTGCTGTACACGGGCCGCTCGATGGGCGGCGAGGAGGCCGAACGCTGGGGCTTCTACAACCGCATCGTGGAGCCCGACGCGCTGCACGGCGAGGCGCTCGCGCTTGCCCGCCAGCTCTGCGAGGGCCCCACGTTCGCGCACGGGATGACCAAGCGCTGCCTGCACCAGGAGTGGAACATGGGCGTGGACGAGGCCATCGAGGCCGAGGCCCAGGCCCAGGCCATCTGCATGCAGACGGAGGACTTCGCCCGCGCCTTCCGCGCCTTCGCCGCGAAGGAGAAGCCGGTGTTCCAGGGGAACTGA
- a CDS encoding SDR family NAD(P)-dependent oxidoreductase — translation MIDPQFLAGRHAVITGGGHGIGGAVAEALAALGASLSLLGRDEPRLESHAAVLEARFGVDVETFACDVGDEEAVERAFAASREMLGDAQVLVNNAGQAESAAFAETSRELWERMLAVNLTGTYLCTRQVLPAMLAAKSGCIVNIASTAGLRGYPKTAAYCAAKHGVIGLTRALALETAKSGITVNAVCPGYTDTEMAQRAVDGLVTALGKSPDEARSMLTRINPLGRLITPDEVAATVTWLCSPAAAAITGQSIAVAGGEVM, via the coding sequence CTGATCGATCCCCAATTTCTCGCCGGCCGGCACGCCGTGATCACCGGCGGCGGGCACGGCATCGGCGGCGCGGTGGCCGAGGCGCTGGCGGCGCTTGGCGCGTCGCTGTCGCTGCTGGGCCGTGACGAGCCGCGGCTGGAATCCCACGCCGCCGTGCTCGAGGCGCGCTTCGGCGTGGACGTGGAGACGTTCGCCTGCGACGTGGGCGACGAGGAGGCCGTGGAGCGCGCCTTCGCCGCCTCGCGGGAGATGCTGGGCGACGCGCAGGTGCTCGTCAACAACGCGGGCCAGGCGGAGAGCGCCGCCTTCGCGGAGACCTCGCGCGAGCTGTGGGAGCGGATGCTGGCGGTGAACCTGACCGGCACGTATCTCTGTACCCGCCAGGTGCTCCCGGCCATGCTCGCCGCGAAATCCGGCTGCATCGTGAACATCGCGTCCACGGCGGGGCTGCGCGGTTATCCGAAGACCGCCGCGTACTGCGCCGCCAAGCACGGCGTCATTGGCCTGACGCGCGCGCTGGCGCTTGAGACGGCGAAGTCCGGCATCACCGTGAACGCCGTCTGCCCCGGCTACACCGACACCGAGATGGCGCAGCGCGCCGTCGACGGCCTGGTCACCGCGCTGGGGAAGTCGCCGGACGAGGCGCGGTCGATGCTCACGCGCATCAACCCGCTCGGCCGCCTGATCACCCCCGACGAAGTCGCCGCCACCGTGACGTGGCTCTGCTCGCCCGCGGCGGCCGCGATCACCGGCCAGTCCATCGCCGTCGCAGGCGGCGAGGTGATGTAG
- a CDS encoding bifunctional salicylyl-CoA 5-hydroxylase/oxidoreductase, with the protein MKVVTIGGGPAGLYFALLMKKADPRHQVTVLERNRPDDTFGWGVVFSDQTLGNLRAADEESYRRITESFAHWDDIDVHFKGRTITSGGHGFSGIARKQLLQILQQRAAELGVDLRFAAEVPSPQALPGLGLGDADVVVAADGVNSVTRRTYAGHFHPDLDVRTARFVWLGTTKLFDAFTFIVVQNEFGVFQVHAYRFNERQSAFIVECDEASWRAAGCEAMGEAETVEFCERMFAPWLDGHPLMSNAAHLASPWLTFTRVVNERWHFQLPPDEAGRAPHVVLVGDSAHTAHFSIGSGTKLAMEDGIALARELNARECTAEALEAYEAERKLDAVRLQNAARNSMEWFENVKRYVHLEPEQFAYSLLTRSQRVSHENLRLRDDAYLSGVERWFAARSGVEGDARPPMFTPFRLRGMEIANRVVVSPMDMYSAGEDGTPNDFHLVHLGARALGGAGLVFTEMVCVSPEGRITPGCTGMWKPEHADAWRRVADFVHRWTPAKICLQLGHSGRKGSVCLPWAGGDVPLAENNWEVLGPSPDPHGEGWAKPREMTRIDMDHVTAEFVRAAEMGAGCGFDMLELHCAHGYLLSSFITPLANRRTDEYGGSLENRLRYPLEVFRAIREVWPADRPISVRISATDWVEGGIGGPESVEVARAFAEAGADAIHVSTGQTSPEAKPVYGRAYQTPFSDRIRNEVGVPTIAVGNITEADQVNAIVAAGRADLCALARPHLADAAWTQHAAAEQGFAEQWWPPQYLTGKQQLERNLERKAAQAAELAGGGI; encoded by the coding sequence TTGAAGGTCGTCACCATCGGCGGCGGGCCGGCGGGGCTGTACTTCGCACTGCTGATGAAGAAGGCGGACCCGCGGCACCAGGTCACGGTGCTGGAGCGGAACCGCCCCGACGACACCTTCGGCTGGGGCGTGGTGTTCAGCGACCAGACGCTCGGCAACCTCCGCGCGGCCGACGAGGAAAGCTACCGGCGCATCACCGAGAGCTTCGCCCACTGGGACGACATCGACGTCCACTTCAAGGGCCGCACGATCACCTCCGGCGGCCACGGCTTCAGCGGCATCGCCCGCAAGCAGCTTCTCCAGATCCTCCAGCAGCGCGCCGCCGAGCTCGGCGTGGACCTCCGTTTCGCGGCGGAAGTCCCATCTCCCCAAGCGCTTCCCGGTCTCGGGCTCGGGGATGCGGACGTCGTCGTGGCGGCGGACGGCGTGAACAGCGTCACCCGGCGCACGTACGCGGGGCACTTCCATCCCGACCTGGACGTCCGCACCGCGCGCTTCGTGTGGCTGGGGACGACGAAGCTCTTCGACGCCTTCACCTTCATCGTCGTCCAGAACGAATTCGGCGTCTTCCAGGTGCACGCCTACCGCTTCAACGAGCGGCAGTCCGCGTTCATCGTGGAGTGCGACGAGGCCAGCTGGCGCGCCGCCGGGTGTGAGGCGATGGGCGAGGCGGAGACGGTGGAGTTCTGCGAGCGGATGTTCGCGCCCTGGCTGGACGGGCACCCGCTGATGAGCAACGCGGCGCACCTCGCGTCGCCCTGGCTCACCTTCACGCGGGTGGTGAACGAGCGCTGGCATTTCCAGCTCCCGCCCGACGAGGCGGGCCGCGCGCCGCACGTGGTCCTCGTGGGCGATTCGGCGCACACCGCGCACTTCTCCATCGGCTCGGGAACCAAGCTGGCGATGGAGGACGGCATCGCCCTGGCCCGCGAGCTGAACGCGCGCGAGTGCACGGCCGAGGCACTGGAGGCGTACGAGGCGGAGCGGAAGCTGGACGCGGTGCGGCTGCAGAACGCCGCGCGCAACAGCATGGAGTGGTTCGAGAACGTGAAGCGCTACGTGCACCTGGAGCCCGAGCAGTTCGCCTACTCGCTGCTCACCCGCAGCCAGCGCGTGAGCCACGAGAACCTGCGCCTGCGCGACGACGCCTACCTCTCCGGCGTGGAGCGCTGGTTCGCCGCCCGCTCGGGGGTGGAAGGAGATGCGCGGCCGCCGATGTTCACCCCCTTCCGGCTGCGGGGGATGGAGATTGCCAACCGCGTCGTCGTCTCCCCCATGGACATGTACAGCGCGGGGGAGGACGGCACGCCCAACGACTTCCACCTGGTCCACCTGGGCGCCCGCGCGCTGGGCGGCGCGGGGCTGGTGTTCACGGAGATGGTGTGCGTCTCGCCCGAGGGCCGCATCACCCCCGGCTGCACGGGGATGTGGAAGCCGGAGCACGCGGACGCGTGGCGGCGCGTCGCCGATTTCGTGCACCGGTGGACGCCCGCGAAGATCTGCCTGCAGCTCGGCCACTCCGGCCGCAAGGGCTCGGTCTGCCTCCCCTGGGCGGGGGGAGACGTGCCGCTGGCGGAGAACAACTGGGAGGTGCTGGGCCCCTCCCCCGACCCGCACGGCGAGGGATGGGCGAAGCCGCGGGAGATGACGCGCATCGACATGGACCACGTCACGGCGGAGTTCGTGCGCGCGGCGGAGATGGGCGCCGGGTGCGGCTTCGACATGCTGGAGCTGCACTGCGCGCACGGATACCTCCTCTCTTCCTTCATCACCCCGCTGGCGAACCGCCGCACGGACGAATACGGCGGCTCGCTGGAGAACCGCCTGCGCTACCCGCTGGAGGTCTTCCGCGCCATCCGCGAGGTGTGGCCCGCGGACCGCCCCATCTCCGTGCGCATCTCGGCGACGGACTGGGTGGAGGGGGGGATCGGCGGCCCCGAGTCGGTGGAGGTGGCGCGCGCGTTCGCCGAGGCCGGCGCGGACGCCATCCACGTCTCCACCGGGCAGACGTCGCCCGAGGCGAAGCCGGTGTACGGGCGCGCGTACCAGACGCCGTTCAGCGACCGCATCCGCAACGAGGTGGGGGTGCCGACGATCGCGGTCGGGAACATCACCGAGGCGGACCAGGTGAACGCGATCGTGGCCGCCGGCCGCGCCGACCTGTGCGCGCTGGCCCGTCCGCACCTGGCCGACGCCGCGTGGACGCAGCACGCCGCGGCCGAGCAGGGCTTCGCGGAGCAGTGGTGGCCGCCGCAGTACCTCACCGGCAAGCAGCAGCTGGAGCGCAACCTGGAGCGCAAGGCCGCGCAGGCGGCGGAGCTGGCGGGCGGGGGAATCTGA
- a CDS encoding addiction module protein: protein MSTIDIAEIRRLSVDERIQLLEKIWSSIAADTEPLPPTPAQMSEIERRIEAFRRDPSRVIPAEDVFARLERDFG from the coding sequence ATGAGCACGATCGATATCGCCGAGATCCGCCGGCTCAGCGTGGATGAGCGCATCCAGCTCCTCGAGAAGATCTGGAGCAGCATCGCGGCCGACACGGAACCGCTGCCGCCGACGCCCGCGCAGATGAGCGAGATCGAGCGCCGCATCGAGGCGTTCCGCCGTGACCCGTCTCGCGTGATTCCCGCCGAAGACGTCTTCGCCCGCCTGGAGCGCGACTTCGGTTGA
- a CDS encoding DUF433 domain-containing protein — protein sequence MANVALGESVVHRDPEIMGGEPVFVGTRVPVQALIDTMRSGRTLDEFLEHFPTVERAQVMDFLQQATQAMVERAA from the coding sequence ATGGCGAACGTGGCTCTGGGCGAAAGCGTGGTTCACCGCGATCCGGAGATCATGGGTGGCGAGCCGGTCTTCGTCGGCACCCGGGTGCCGGTGCAGGCGCTGATCGACACCATGCGTTCGGGGCGTACGCTGGATGAGTTCCTGGAGCATTTCCCCACGGTCGAGCGCGCGCAGGTGATGGACTTCCTCCAGCAAGCCACCCAGGCAATGGTAGAGCGCGCCGCGTGA